The sequence TCAACAAATTCGGCTGTTTCTTGTAAAACTTCAATTGTTTTAGCTCCACAATAACCAAAACCACTACGGACACCACCAACAAATTGGAAAATAATGTCACTAACTTTCCCTTTTAATAAGACTAAACCTTCAACCCCTTCGGCAACTAATTTTTTCTTACTATCTTGGAAATAACGATCAGCACTCCCTTTTTTCATAGCTGTTAATGAACCCATTCCCATATATGACTTGTATTTTCGGCCATCAAGAATTACTTCTTCTCCTGGTGCTTCTAAAGTTGAGGCAAAAATTGATCCCATCATAACAGCATTTGCTCCTGCTGCTAACGCTTTAACAACATCACCAGAGTATTTAATTCCTCCATCGGCAATAACTGGAATACCATGTTCTTTTGCTAATTGATAGACATCATTAATTGCTGTAATTTGTGGCACTCCAACTCCGGCTACAACTCTTGTTGTACAGATACTTCCTGGGCCAACTCCAACTTTTAAACCACTAACACCAGCGGTAATTAAATCTTTTGCCGCTTGGGCAGTGACAATATTACCAGCAATAATATCCAAGTTTGGAAATTGCTCACGAATTTTTTTGACCATCATTAAAATTCCTTCACTGTGACCATGTGCTGAATCAACAACAATTAAATCAACATTTTTATCAACCAATGCTTTAACACGATCAATTGTATCATTTCCAACCCCAACAGCTGCTCCTACTCGTAACTGACCTTTTGCATCTTTACAAGCATTAGGATATTCTTCGCGATTATTAATATCTTTAATTGTAATTAAGCCTGTTAAAATATTTTCGTTATTAATAATTGGTAGCTTTTCAATACGATTTTGTAATAAAATACTTTTAGCTTTTTCCATTGAAATATCTTCAGAGGTTGTAATTAAATTTTTTGATGTCATAAACTTGCTTACAGGTTCACGATAATCCTCACATGTCTTAATATCGCGGTTAGTAATAATCCCTAAT is a genomic window of Spiroplasma syrphidicola EA-1 containing:
- the guaB gene encoding IMP dehydrogenase, which gives rise to MRIKKAYTFDDLLLVPQKSTILPHQIDLKTKITKNIELNIPFLSAAMDTVTESKMAIAVAREGGIGIIHKNLTIEQQAKEVELVKRNESGFIINPITLLPTMSVQAAADIMMQYKISGLPVVDENKKLLGIITNRDIKTCEDYREPVSKFMTSKNLITTSEDISMEKAKSILLQNRIEKLPIINNENILTGLITIKDINNREEYPNACKDAKGQLRVGAAVGVGNDTIDRVKALVDKNVDLIVVDSAHGHSEGILMMVKKIREQFPNLDIIAGNIVTAQAAKDLITAGVSGLKVGVGPGSICTTRVVAGVGVPQITAINDVYQLAKEHGIPVIADGGIKYSGDVVKALAAGANAVMMGSIFASTLEAPGEEVILDGRKYKSYMGMGSLTAMKKGSADRYFQDSKKKLVAEGVEGLVLLKGKVSDIIFQFVGGVRSGFGYCGAKTIEVLQETAEFVEISANGLKESHPHDVVITKSPPNYTK